The window ATCGGCAAGGCGGTCAGGCGCAATACGTCCAGCAGCCGATTCCGCCGAACGTGCGCGGCGACCGGCTGTCCGGCCTGCTCGACTGGGTGAGCGGCAATCTGGCCGCGCCGCACACGCTCGACACGCTGGCCGCGCGCGCGTTGATGAGCCGCCGCACCTTCACGCGACGCTTCCGGCTCGCCACCGGCGCGACCGTCGGCGCGTGGCTGCTGGCGCAACGGCTTGCGCGCGCGCAGCAGTTGCTGGAAAGCAGCGATGAATCGGTGGAAGCGATCGCGACGATCGCGGGGTTTGGTTCGACGGCTTCGTTACGGCAGCATTTCGCGGAAGCGTTTCGCACGTCGCCGTCCGCCTGGCGGCGGGAGTTTCGCGGAGCGTGAAGGCGGGGAAGGTTGAACGCGGCTCAAGCAGATAGCGGAGCGGGCTCGCTTTTCGTCCGGCAGGCCGAAAGACTTTCACGAAGCAGGAGCGCACGAGGCGGTAGACCCGGCTTAAGCGGCGTTCGAGAGACCACGCCGCCGACGTCGTTTCGTAGTCAGTCGCCTGGATTTCGTAGTCGCATCGGCGCGACAACGCAAACGCCAACCCAAACAACAACGCAAACGAAACCCACCCCTCAATGCTCGCTAATCCAGCGCGCCACATATAACAGCAACGCGACCAGAAAAATCATCGCCGCCCAGGCCCAATACGGCAGCGCATGCGGACTGGACTCGTGCCGCGAGACCCCATGCGACGCTCCGTGTGATGCGCCATGCGACGCACTCGCCGCCCGCCCGGTCAGCGCGTTGTGATCCGCGCGCGTGCGCCGCGCGATGCCGCCCAAGTTGATCGGCCGCAAAAACACATGCTGGCGACGCGCCGCCGAACCCCGTGCGCGATTCGGACCTGCTCCATATTTCGCCCGCACCACCGCGTCGAATTCGGCGAAGAAATCATCCGCCAACTGATGCAGCGCGTTTTCGAGCTGGCGTGTCGGCAGTTCGGCGAGCGGTCCGGACGAAGTCGCCCAGATCGTGTAATCGATCCGCGTGCCGCGCTGTTTGCCGGCGCCGAGCGTGCTTTCGTCCGCGCGCAAACGCACTTCGATCTGCCCGCGCAACGCGCCGATTCCTTCGGCGCGGCCCTTGAAGTTGATGGTGCGGCGCTGCGCGTCGGCCGGTCCGGAATCCTGGCCCGCCACATGGGCGCGCGCTTCGTATCGCGCGCGCAATGGCCCGAGCGGCACCGTCAGCACCAGTTCGTATTCGCCGTGGGCGAGGCGCGTGAACGACTCGCAGTTATCGAGGCTGGCGCGCAACAGCGCGAGGTCTTGCAGCGCTTCCCAGACGTCGGAGGCGCCAAGCGGAATTCTTAACGCGTCGTTCAATTCCATTGCAGCCTCCCCGATAAACGCGCGCGGCCCGATCAGGAAGTCTGATCGATGCGATCGACGCGCGATGCGTAAAACGCCAGATACCCTTTAATCTGTTGCGCCGGCTCGAGCGGCGTTTCGTAGCTCCAGACGGCGTTCTCGATCAGGCCGTCTTCGGTACGTAGATGGAAGTATGACGCGTCGCCCTTGAACGGGCAGTGCGAAGTATGCGTGGAGCGTTCGAGGCGGGCCATGTTCACGTCCGCGCGCGGGAAATAGAACACGTCCGGCAGGCCGGTTTCGGAGAGCGTGAGCCCGGCCTGGGTATCGGCCATGGTGACGCCGCCGTGAATCATCCGCACCCGGTGGCTGTTGCCGGTGACCGAGATAGTATGTCCGCCCGCGCCCGCGCCGGGGCTTCCGTGAGGTGTCAAGGCATCGCTCATGTCCCGGCTCCGTGATGGTGTGCGGTCGTGCGAACGGGTCGTACGAACGGAAAAGCCACGGGGCGCGCCCGTGGCTTTATTATCGACCAAACTTCCGGCAAGTGCGCGAGCTTCCTGAATCGAGCAACTGAGCGGTATCGCGGAGCAATCTCCCCGCCGGGCGGCCTTCACCGCGCGACGGCTTGCGCAACAAAACGGCGCCGGTTCCGCGGCGGCTTTTGCCGCAATGCAGCACTATGCAGCGCTCCGACTGCAGTGCACCGCCGCTCGGCCCGATCACACGCTTTACTGCGTCGTCCAGTAGAAGTCCGCCTTCGCGGAGCCCTTGGCCGGGATCGTCACCGCCTTGCTCTGGTCGCGGTCCTTGTACTGCGCATGCACCGTGTAACGACCCGGGCGCAGCTTGACCAGCATGTACGGTCCACGCGACGTGGTGCTCAGCACCTCGCCGTCATGCGCGTCGACCACTCGCACGTGAACGTCAGCAAGAAAGTCGGAGCCGGGGCCCGTGAAGCGCAACGACAACGGCCACTGGCTTTGCGCGTGCTGCAGCGCCTTCGATTCGTCCTGCCCGACGCCGCCCGACACGAACGCGACGTCGCCCTTGTGCTGGATTTGCGGCATGCCGCCGCCATTGGCATTGCCTGCGCTGCTCTCGTCGGTGGTCGTGCCGCCGGTAGTGCCGTTCGCCTGCTGCGCATACGCGCCGCCCGCCAGACCGAGCGTGAGCGCTGCGCACAGCGCGGCGGCTACGATCCTTCGCTGATTGCGTTGGGTTTTCATCGATTCGCTCCTTGTTGAGGTCGTATCCCTTCCGGCGCCGTCCCGCGACGGCCCGGAACAAGGCAGACGCAACCTGCGTGCCACAGGGCAGATCGCGTCGTCCGGAAACCGCTGTTGCGCCGCACTGCATGGCGCACAGCGCCTTGCTTCGGTACTGCGTGACAGATAGAAACCGGATAAAAACAGCGATAAAAAAGACGATAAAGACGGATAAAAAAATGCCGGTCCGCAGGCAGTAAGTGCAAGGACCGGCAAGCGTTACTTCAATTCCCGGGCAAATCGGCCAACCGGTCCGCCAGTCCGTCAACCGTTCGGTCAGCAGGACGCGACACGGCCGCGCCCTGCCCGCTCCACGATCAACCCAGATCCACCGGCACGAAGATCTGCGCGTTGTCGCGCTGGATCAGCAGCGCGATGCTGCTGCCCGCGCTGGCGATCATCTGCTTCAACTGATCGACCGTGGTGATCGGCCGGCCGTTGACCGCGAGAATGACGTCGCCCGGCTGGATGCCGGCGCTTTCCGCCGCGCCGCCCGACTGCTGCACCAGCAGACCGTGCGAGATCGACGCGCCGCTCTTCTCTTCCGGCGTCAGCGGTCGCACCGCCACGCCGAGACGGCCTTGCAACTGGGTCGGCTGCTCCACCTTGTCGGAGGCGACCTTCGCATCCGACAACGAGCCGATCGTCACCTTCAGATCTTTGGTGGCCTTGTCGCGCCACACCTGCACGGTGGCCGAGCTACCCGGCGCCAGACCCGCGACCTGCGCCGGCAGATCCGTCGAGTCGCTGACCGTCTCGCCGTTCACCGACAGAATCACGTCGCCCGGCTGCAAGCCGCCCTTCGCGGCGGGGCCGCCCGGATCGACCGAGCTGACCAGCGCGCCCTGCGGCTTCTGCAGGCCGAACGAATTGGCCAGCGTCTGGTTCATGCCCTGCACCGCAACGCCGAGACGGCCGCGACTCACATGGCCGGTTTTGACGATGTCGTCCTTGACCTTGATCGCCTCATTGATCGGGATCGCGAACGAGAGCCCCTGGAAGCCGCCGGTCTGCGAGTAGATCATCGA is drawn from Burkholderia sp. 9120 and contains these coding sequences:
- a CDS encoding SRPBCC domain-containing protein produces the protein MELNDALRIPLGASDVWEALQDLALLRASLDNCESFTRLAHGEYELVLTVPLGPLRARYEARAHVAGQDSGPADAQRRTINFKGRAEGIGALRGQIEVRLRADESTLGAGKQRGTRIDYTIWATSSGPLAELPTRQLENALHQLADDFFAEFDAVVRAKYGAGPNRARGSAARRQHVFLRPINLGGIARRTRADHNALTGRAASASHGASHGASHGVSRHESSPHALPYWAWAAMIFLVALLLYVARWISEH
- a CDS encoding DUF427 domain-containing protein, yielding MSDALTPHGSPGAGAGGHTISVTGNSHRVRMIHGGVTMADTQAGLTLSETGLPDVFYFPRADVNMARLERSTHTSHCPFKGDASYFHLRTEDGLIENAVWSYETPLEPAQQIKGYLAFYASRVDRIDQTS
- a CDS encoding carboxypeptidase-like regulatory domain-containing protein, with the protein product MKTQRNQRRIVAAALCAALTLGLAGGAYAQQANGTTGGTTTDESSAGNANGGGMPQIQHKGDVAFVSGGVGQDESKALQHAQSQWPLSLRFTGPGSDFLADVHVRVVDAHDGEVLSTTSRGPYMLVKLRPGRYTVHAQYKDRDQSKAVTIPAKGSAKADFYWTTQ